The Thermasporomyces composti region GACCAGGTTGCACCCCGGGTAGGGCAGGACACGGTGCCGGCGCACCTGCCCGTCCGGGACGTCCCAGCGGCCGATCCACACGTGTCGTGCGAGATCGCTCAGATCGGGCGAGACGGGCAGTCGCTCGATCCGCAGCGCCTCGTCGTCGGGGTCGAGGTGGCCGCGCGGGCGGCGCGACGCGACCGTGGCCGAGATGTTCAAGACATCCGGCACCCGCCGCCGCGATGGTGTGCGCATAGCCCCAGTGTGACGGCGCGGGGCGAGCCAGCCGACGGTGAGAGGGAGACGGCCGGTGTACAGCACGATCTACCGACAGACGTTCATCCGGGTGGCGGACGACTGTCCGGTCGACGCGGCCCAGGTCCCGCCTGCCGGCAGGACGTCCCCCAGCATCGCCTGGCTGCAGTACCACCTCATCGCCGAGCACCCCTACACGTACACCTCCGACGACCTGCTGTTCGAGGTCCACGTTCGGCGGGCGGGGATCCCGCCCGAGCGGCGAGCGGTCGAGCGAGCCGCCTTCTTTGCCAAGCCACGAGCCTGCCTGCGGGCCTCGCCCCTGGCCAAGCGCTACGGGTGGGGCATCCACCACGACGCCGAGGGCAAGGTCGCGCTGGTCGCGCTCGGCTCCGAGGACTACCGGCGAATGGTGAACGATCCCTCGTTGCGGCAGCTCACCGCCATGCGCAGCACCCGCGCGCGGAGCGGGGTCACGGGCTCGCGGCCGTGACGCTGGCGTGTCGCTGGGCGAGGTCGCGGGCGAGTCGAGCGACGAGGTCCCGGGCCTCGGGCGGATCGAGGACCTCGATGTGGTCGGCGAACTGGAAAAGTTGGCGTACTCCGTCGA contains the following coding sequences:
- a CDS encoding DUF6157 family protein, with product MYSTIYRQTFIRVADDCPVDAAQVPPAGRTSPSIAWLQYHLIAEHPYTYTSDDLLFEVHVRRAGIPPERRAVERAAFFAKPRACLRASPLAKRYGWGIHHDAEGKVALVALGSEDYRRMVNDPSLRQLTAMRSTRARSGVTGSRP